DNA sequence from the Sinorhizobium sp. RAC02 genome:
GCCCTGGTTGAGCGAACCACCGAGGCCAAGACTGCCGGACAGTTCGGACGCCTCGTCCGACAGGATATCGCCGAACATGTTGGTTGTGACGAGGACATCGAATCGGTCGGGCTGGCGTATCAGAAGCGCCGCCGCGGCATCGACGATCAATTCCTCCAGAACCACATCCGGGAAGGCCGTTGCCACCTTGCGCACTTCGCGCAGGAAAAGCCCATCCGAGAGTTTTAGCACATTGGCTTTGTGGACCGCCGTCACCTTGCGCCGCCGCGTCGCCGCCAACCGGAACGCCGCCTCGGCTATCCGTCGGCAGGCCGCCGCAGAAATCTTGCGCATGGACAAAGCAAGGTCCGGGTCCGGCATGAACTCGCCGCTGCCCGCAAACATGTTCCGGTCGGAATAAAACCCTTCGGTGTTTTCCCGCACGATCACGAGATCCATCGGCTTCTTCAGGATCGACAGATCCGGGCGCGAACGACAGGGGCGGACATTGGCATAGAGATTGAACTTCGTCCGCAGTTCGCCGGACGGATTGATTCCGCCCTTTTCAATCGGCGGATATTCGTAATGCGAAACCGGGCCGAGGATGACACCCTCGACCTGCGGAATGCGCCGCATGATCGGGTCCGGCAAGGTCGTGCCATGCTCCGCCAGCGCCTTCAGGCCGATATCTGCGCTTTCGATCCGCAGCCCAAGACCATACCGCCGGTCGGCAGCCTCAAGAACCTCAATGGTCGCTGCGGTGATTTCAGGGCCGATCCCGTCACCTGGCAGGGCCAATATGCGCACTTGTAACCCTCCTCGATCGAGCCAACACACATGGTGTTTTGAAAGTACAAAATCCCACTAATCCGAATCCTGGCACTATGCAAGCACAAAAAACCACAGCTTGGCGAACCACGCAAAAAATGCGAGAAGACCCGCAGCCACGAAGGAGCGGACATGACCCAGATCGCCAGCACCCTAGCCCAGCAGATCGCCAGGCTTGTGCATGCAGAGCGGCTGGCACCCGGCGACGCACTGACAGAGCGTAGCCTTGCCGAACGCTTCCTCGTCTCGCGCTCGCCGATCCGCACGGCGCTCCGCGAGTTGCAGCGCGCGGGCGTGCTGTCGCCGGCTGAAAGAGGCGGTTTCGAGGTCGCTGATCCCGGAGCGGCAGAGGCTTTTGCCGCAAGCGAGTCGGGCTCCGACGGCAGCGAGGAGACATATCTGGCGATCGCCCGCGACCGATTGGCCGGAGCGATCCCCGACAGGATCAGCGAAAATGAACTGCTGCGCCGCTACGGCGTCACGCGCCCTCGCTTGCAGGCCCTGCTCCGGCGCATGTCGGAAGAAGGCTGGGCCGAGCGCCTGCCCGGGCATGGCTGGCGGTTCCTGCCGGTCCTGACCTCGATGGAGACCTATCGGCAGAGCTACAGCTTCCGCCAGGCGATCGAGCCCGCCGCTATCCTGGAGCCGGGCTTCATGCTGGACAGGCCTGTCCTCGAGCGGCACCTTGAGCAGCAGCGCCATCTGGTGGCCGGCGGGATCCTGGAAATCTCCGCCGTCCGGCTTTTCGAGATCAACAGCGAAATGCACGAGGCCATTGCCGAATGCAGCCGCAACGCCTTCTTCATCGAGAGCCTGCGCCGCGTCGATCGGCTTCGCCGGCTCATCGAATATCAGCAGAAGGTCGACCGCGAACTCGCCCGCGCCCGCTGCATCGAGCATGTCCGCATTCTGGAACTTCTGTTCGACGGAAAAAACGCGGCCGCGGCCGAGGAGATGAGAAAGCACCTGCGTGCTCTGGGTCCCCTGAAGGCGCCGTGACGCCGGTGTTCGCCGGGGTGCGCGCGCCGACCAAGATGGCGATTGTTGTCGCGCGGAGACGCCCGGACGGGTGCGTCATTGCACCGGTCGTGCGACCGCGCCGGAGCGGGGCTGGATAACCAGGTCCTCGTTCTCGAGATCGCTTTCGAGGCTTTGCAGGATCGGGCAGTGCGGGCGGTGGTCGCCGTGGCAGGCGTTGACGAGCGTCGTCAGCGTGTGGGCCATGTCCTGCAGGCCCTTGATCTTCTTTTGCAGTTCATCGATGTGGCCCTGCGCCAGACGCTTGACCTCGACGCTCTGCCGGGTCTCGTCACGCCACAGGCCAAGAAGATCGCTGATCTCGGCCACAGAAAAACCGAGATCGCGCGCACGGCGGATGAAGCGCAGCATGTGGACGTCGGTGTTCGAATAGTCGCGATAGCCGGACGACGTTCGGTCAGCGGCGGGAATGAGGCCGGTCTGCTCGTAGTAGCGGATCATCTTGGCCGATACGCCCGAGGCTTTTGATGCCTGTCCAATGTTCATCAATATTCTCCGTAAAATGGCGCTCAGCCGACCCGGATATCGGGTCGGCTGAGCGATTTGTCAGTTCGCCAGCTTGATCGTCCGCAACCGCAGCGCATTGCCGAGCACGAAGACGCTGGACAGAGCCATGGCGCCCGCGGCAAAGACCGGCGAGAGCAAGATGCCGTAGGCCGGATAGAGAAGGCCGGTCGCGACCGGGATGAGGGCCGTGTTGTAGGCAAACGCCCAGAACAGGTTCTGCCGGATATTGCCGATGGTCGCCTTTGACAGAGCGATCGCGTTCGGCACGCCCTGCAGGCTGCCCGACATCAGGACCACGTCCGCCGCCTCGATTGCGATATCCGTACCCGTGCCGATGGCAAGACCGACATCCGCCTCCGCAAGTGCCGGGGCGTCGTTGATGCCGTCACCGACGAAGGCGACCTTGCCGTACTTGGCCCTGAGGCGGCGAACCGCATCGACCTTGCCGTCCGGCAACACTTCCCCCACCACTTCGTCAATCCCCAGCCGGGCTGCTATGGCCTTGGCAGTGCGGGCATTGTCGCCGGTAATCATTGCGACCTTGAGGCCGAGATCGTGCAGGGCCTTGATTGCCGCAGGCGTGGCGGCCTTGATCGGATCGGCGACCGCGATGATCGCCGCGAGCTTTCCGTCGATCGCGGCATAGAGGGGCGACTTGCCTTCGTCACCGAGACGGGCGGCAACCTTGGAGAACGTTGCGACATCATGGCCGAGCTCGTTCATGTAGCGGTCTGCGCCGATTTCAACGCGCTTGCCTTCAACCATGGCCTTGACGCCGAAACCCGTCACCGATTCAAAGTCCGACACAACCGGCAGCGCGATGCCTTCACCGGCGGCCGCCTCCACGATCGCACTGGCAATCGGGTGCTCCGACTTGGCCTCGACAGCGGCGACAAGACTAAGGACTGCTGATCTGCTGAAGCCGGCGGCCAGTTCCAGGTCGGTCAGGGTCGGCTTGCCCTCGGTCAGGGTGCCCGTCTTATCGAGCGCCACGACCTTGGCGTCCTTCAGCAACTGGAGTGCTTCCCCCTTGCGGAAGAGTACGCCGAGTTCCGCACCGCGGCCGGTGCCCACCATGATGGAGGTCGGCGTCGCCAGACCCATGGCGCACGGGCAGGCGATGATCAGGACAGCGACGGCATTGACCAGCGCAAAGGTAAGCGCGGGTGACGGGCCGAAGGTGAGCCAGGCCGCAAAGGTCAGCGCCGCGACGGCGAAGACGGCCGGTACGAACCACATCGTGACCTTGTCGACCAGCGCCTGGATCGGCAGCTTGGAGCCCTGCGCCTCTTCGACCATGCGGATGATCTGCGAAAGCACCGTATTGCCGCCGACCGCCGTAGCGCGGAACGCGAACGCGCCCTTCTGGTTGACCGTACCACCGACGACCGCGCTACCCAGCACCTTGGAAACCGGGATCGGCTCGCCGGTAATCATCGACTCGTCGACATAGCTTGTGCCTTCCACCACCTCGCCATCAACGGGCAGGCGTTCACCGGGACGAACTTCGACGATATCGCCGGAAACGACCGAGCCGATCGGCAGGTCGACCGCCTTGCCGTTCCTGCGCACGCGCGCCGTCTTGGCTTGAAGACCTGCCAGGCGCTTGATCGCTTCGGACGTCCGACCCTTGGCGCGGGCCTCGAGCAGGCGGCCGAGCAGAATGAGCGCGACGATGACTGCGGCGGCCTCATAGTAAACGTTGATCGTGCCGGGCGGCAGGAAACCGGGGGCGAAGGTCGCGACCAGCGAATAGCCGTAAGCTGCGAGCGTACCGACGGCCACAAGCGAGTTCATGTCGGGAGCAAGACGCCAGAGCGCCGGCAGCCCCTTGTCATAGAAGCGAATGCCCGGAACGAAGAGGACGAGCGTTGTCAGTGCGAACTGGATGTACCAGTTCCACTGCATGCCGATCGTGGATTCGATGAGGCCATGCACGCCCGGAATGAGGTGCGATCCCATCTCCAGAAGAAAGACAGGCGCGGTGAGCACCGCCGCGATGGTGAAATCGCGGGCCAGTTCACGGCGCTCGGCGTCCTTCTTCTCCGCTCGCTCGGCGTTCTCGTCTTCATCGCTATGGGCGGCGGCGGCCGCACCGATCAGCTTTGCCTCATAACCAGCGTCCTCGATCACCGCGATCAGGGTCGCGACCGCGGCCTCTCCGTGGACTGTCGCGCGCTCCGTCGCCAGATTGACGACCGCCCCCGTTACGCCGGGAACCGCCTTCAGGGCACGCTCGACACGGCCGACGCAGGATGCGCACGTCATGCCGTCAATCGACAGCTCCGTGGGGCCGGCCGAACCTGCCGATTTCACAGGCACGGAATAGCCGGCATTTTCGATGGCCTCGATGAGCTTGGCGCGGTCGACCGTCGATCTGGTCGTGATGCTCGCACGCTCCGTCGCCAGGTTGACCGATGCGGTCTCGACCCCCGGGACGGTCTTCAGGGCTCTTTCGACACGCCCGACGCAGGACGCGCACGTCATGCCCTCGATGGGGAGCGATATCGTTCCGGTTAAGTCTGTTGCGCGAACGGGGGCATTCATAGCCGCCTCCTTTTCTCGTTCCGAAATTCAGGTTCGGACAGAAGATGGGGCTTCCAACCATGGGAAGGTCAATAGCAAACTTTTCCTTTCGGCACCACTTGACCTTCCCATGGTTGGAAGCTCCAGCTTGAGTACCTGAGACCCAACCAAGGAGAATTCTTATGAAGCTCACAATCGAAAACATGACCTGCGGCGGCTGCGCCAAATCCGTCACCAAGGCAATCCAGTCGGTCGATCCCAACGCGAAGATCGAGACCAGCCCCGCCATACGCAGCGTCGAGATCGAGACGACCGCCACCCTGGCCGCAGTTCAACAGGTTCTCGAAGAGGCCGGTTATCCGGCAACCGCGGGCTGAGCTGGAGCGATATCATGCACAAGCTCACCCCGATCTTCATCGCAGGTGCGCTCGCCACTAGCGGTGGCCTCGCAATCGCCCAGAGCCAGATGAACAAGGACAATCCGATGCAAGGTCATAGTATGTCGGGCCACACGATGCCGGTTCCTGACACTCCCTCGACGGCGGCGTTCGCCAGCGCCAATGACCGCATGCACAAGGACATGATGGTCGAGTTCACCGGTGATGCCGACATCGACTTCATGCGCGGCATGATCCCGCACCATCAGGGTGCGATCGACATGGCGAAAGTCGTGCTTGAGCACGGCAAGGATCCGCAGGTGCGCAAACTCGCCGAAGAGGTGATCAAGGCGCAGGAAAGCGAGATCGCCATGATGAAAACCTGGCTCGCCGATCGCGGCCGCTAACAATCGGAGGGCGGCTCTCAGGGCCGCCTTTGGCAAGGAAATTCACGCGACCGAGAGGAAGACGATCAATGCATCGACGGACTTTTCTGGCGAGCCTTGCGGGTCTCGTCGCTGCCGGGCCTGCTACAGCCCAGATGAAGCACGATATGGGCGGCACGAGCGGCCACGGCGGTCACAACATGCCCATGGCGGGCACCAACCCGGTTTTGCCGGAAGGGCAGCCTCTCAGGGCGTTGCCACGCCTGTCGAACCAGTCGGCCGTGCCCGGCGTATTCAAGGCAAAGCTGGCCGCAGAACCAGGTTTCGTAAGGTTCGCCGAAGGGCTCGACACGCCTGTGCTTCTCTACAACGGCACCAATCCCGTGATCGAGGCAAATGAGGGCGACACGGTCGAGATCAGCTTTGAGAACAGGATTCCAGGCGAACCCACGACGATCCATTGGCATGGCATGCCGGTTCCGGCCGATCAGGATGGCAATCCAACGGACCCCGTAGCCTCGGGCGACGAGCGCATCTATGCGTTCGAGCTGCCGGAAGGCAGTGCAGCGTCCTACTGGTTTCATCCCCACCCCCATGGACTGACCGCCGAGCAGGTCTATCGCGGGCTCGCCGGTATCTTTCTGGTCAAACCGAAGGACGACCCCATCCCACCGGACTATGGCGACACGGTCCTCATGCTCACCGACCTCAGGATCGCCGCCGACGGGACGATGCCGGAAAGCACGATGGCCGATCTGATGAACGGTCGCGTTGGTGATCACGTGCTCGTCAATGGGCAGAAGAACCCGGCGATGACTGTTGCGCGTGGCGAAAAACGCCGCTTACGCCTCTACAACGCGACGAATGCGCGGTTCCTGCGCCTCGCGTTCGAGAATGCGAGCATGACCGTCATCGGAACGGACGGCGGCCTGATCGAGGCACCCGTCTCCGTCAACGAACTGTTGCTCACGCCGGCCGAACGCGTTGAGTTGATCGTTTTCTTCGACAAGCCGGGCGAAGCCAAGCTCACGACGCTCGACTACGAGCGTGGATGGATGGGGCCGGGCAAACCGAACGAGGCCGGCATGATCCTGCTGACGGCAAACGTATCAGAAGAGGCGACGGCCGCAATGCCGCCCCTGCCCGCAAAGCTACGCTCCATCGAACATCTCGGGAACCCGGCTGTCACGCGCCGGTTCGTGCTGACGGAATCAATGGGCGGAATGGACCATGGCAGCATGACAATGAGCGGCATGGATCATTCCAGCATGCCCATGTCGTCCGAAAGCATGGACATGAAGTTCCTGATCAACGGTGCCAGCTTCGACATGAACCGGATAGACGAAGTCTCGAAAGTCGGACAAGTCGAGCTTTGGGAAATCGTCAACGAGGCGGATATGGACCATCCGTTCCATGTGCACGGGACGCAGTTTCAGATCACGGAGCATGAGAAGGATGGGAAGGTCTCCATGCCATCCTATCGAGCGTGGAAGGATACCGTGAACATCACGGCCGGTGAGACGGTGCGAATATTGCTGCGCCAGGATCTGCCGGGACCGCGCATGTATCACTGCCACATCCTCGAGCACGAACAGCTCGGCATGATGGGCACGATCGACATCCAGGCCTAGTCTGGATCAGCGCACCAAACAAAGGCCCGCCGCGAGGATGTTCGCGGCGGGCCTTTGTCATTAGCGGACGAGCGAGGGGGTCTCATCGCCGGCGGCAGCATCATTCGACAGCCGGCGCCGGCAAATCCTCCGGGGTAAAGAATACGTCGGCGTGCATGTCTTGCCTGCGCAATCCGCGCGCAAATGCCATTTCCATGGCCGCCTCCACCATCGGCGGTGGGCCGGCAACATAGGCTTTCCAGTCGGCAAGGCTGGAAAGATCCTCCGCCACAGCCTGCGTCACGACACCGCTCCGATATTGTGTGGGCTGCGCCTGCGACAGCACGGGCACGAAGGTGAGATTGAAATGCCGCTTGGTAAGAGCCTGGAAATGCTCAACAAGATAGAGATCACGCTCGGCGCGGACGCCGAAGTAGACATGGATCTGCTGCTTCATCCCGTAAGCGAGAGCAGTTTCCACGATGGACTTGATCGGCGCCAGCCCGGAGCCGCCGGCAATGCACAGGATCGGGCCGGAATGCCGCTGGCGCAGGCCGGAAGAGCCCAAAGGGAGCGTGAGTCTTGCCCTGTCACCGACCTTCAATGTGCCATGCACATGCTCCGAGGTAATCCCTCCCGGAACACGACGAATATGGAATTCAAGACCGCCGTCGCCGTACATGTTGGCCATTGAATAGCTGCGGGCCGGAACGCCATTGAACTCGACCTGCGCATACTGCCCTGCAGTGTACTGCAAAGGAATTCCGTCCTGCGGTGCAATCCGAAGCAGTTTGATGTCGTGGGTGAGGTCATCAAGGAAGGTCACGACGCCTTCCATACGTTGTAGCGGATGAATGGTGTCGTCTTCGCTGCCTAGCCAGGCCACGGCTGCATCCGTCCGGGGCAACGCCCGGCATGCCAGGATAAGACCGTCGGCTTTCTCTTCATCGGTCAGGGCGAAGCGCGAATGCTGAAGCAGGTCCACCTCCCCCTCGATCAACCGGGACTTGCAGGAGCCGCAGCGCCCGGACTTGCAGCCATGGGGGTAGGGAATGCCGGCGGCGAGTGCCGTATCGAGTATGGTCTGCCCATTCTGGACTTCAAGGCGGGCTCGAACCTGCCGGATATCAATGCGTTTGACTGTCACGTCCGATCCCTCACATGCCTTGCGTCTGTCCGAGCGCCTTCGACAGGCCCGGCTTCTGGCTCTGGAATGTGCCGTAGAAGATTTCCGAACCGACGATGGTGATCGGCGCCACTCGCACACCCGATCGCGCCTTTGCTTCCTCCGCGATCAGAGGATCGGTGAGATCGCGTTCCTCGTAAGCTAGCCCCCGCTCGGAGAGCCAGCGCTTGAGCGCATGACAGTCCGGACAGGTCGGGGTCGTGTAGATAAGAATGTGCGGGGCGCTGGTTTCCGTCATGGTCTCGACTTTCTCTGAATCCGAAATGGTTTTGCTCACGGCCGGGCGCCCAGAGAGCGGCCGGGTAGAGAAGCATTGTCGTCAGCGTGCGGCTTCCAGCCGTTGCAAGGTCAAGGCGGTTGTTGGACAGAAATGTACTTTTCGAACATGGAAGCCTGCGGCCTTGCTGCCCGGAGCAATGAGCCAAACGTGCAACACTGGAGGATTTACTCAACTAAAAATTGCGAATGATGAGCCAGATGTGCCGAGCGCCATTTCGGAAAATAAGGGCCTTGACCTTCCCGTCGTTGGAAACCTCACCTTCATCAAAATTGACCGCCGCCGTCTCCTGAAAGCCTGGAACGGCCCGTATGAAGGTGAAAGAGAATGAACAAGAAAGTCGCCGCCCTGCTGTTGGCTGGCGTCACCGTTGCCAGTGGCACTTTTGTCTATCGCAACGAAGTGGAACCCTATGCGAGCCGCCTTATCGCGCTGGTATCGTCGACCGCCGTGTCAGAAGCCGCTGCCCAGCCGGAAGAAGCACCCGGACCACAGGTGCCCGTCGCCGAGGTCGTCACGCGCAAGGTGGCGCTGCCGGTGGAGTTTACAGGTTATCTCGAAGCAACCAGGTTTGTCGAACTGCGCCCACGTGTCGGAGGTGCAATCGACGCGGTCAGTGTTCCCGAAGGAGGGCTCGTAGAACCAGGCAAGCTCCTGTTCCAAATCGACCCCAGGCCCTTCCAGGTCGCCCTGGATGCCGCCAAGGCGCAGTTGCAGCAGGCGAAGGCACTGCTTGATCAGGCCGAGATCGATTTCAACCGCGCCGAAATGCTGGCGCGCAATGGCAGTGTATCGCGCAAGACCTTTGACGACGCGCAAACTGCTCGCCGTCAGCGGCAGGCACAGGCTGAGATCGCGAAGACGGCCGTGGCGGCCGCCGAACTCGATCTTTCCTTCACACGCGTCACAGCCCCGATTGGTGGGCGCATCGACCGGATTCTTGTCTCCGAGGGCAACCTTGTCGCCGGGGGCAATGCCGGAGCCGCGACACTTCTCACAACGATCGTCTCGACCGATCCCCTCTATGTCTATTTCGATATAGACGAAGCCACCTATCTCGCGTTCGCCGCGGATGTGCGCGCGATAGAACGTGGAAAGGCTGCCGACAAGTTGCCGGTGCAGGTGGGGCTGATGACCGATGCCGGCTTCCCGTACACTGGCGAATTCGATTTTCTCGGCAATCGCGTTGACCGAAGCACGGGAACGATCCCCGCGCGGGCCGTTGTCAAAAACCCTGATGGTCGACTGGCGCCCGGCCTTTTTGCGCGCGTGAACCTCGTTACGGGCCATCCAGCTCAAACCGTG
Encoded proteins:
- a CDS encoding multicopper oxidase family protein, with protein sequence MHRRTFLASLAGLVAAGPATAQMKHDMGGTSGHGGHNMPMAGTNPVLPEGQPLRALPRLSNQSAVPGVFKAKLAAEPGFVRFAEGLDTPVLLYNGTNPVIEANEGDTVEISFENRIPGEPTTIHWHGMPVPADQDGNPTDPVASGDERIYAFELPEGSAASYWFHPHPHGLTAEQVYRGLAGIFLVKPKDDPIPPDYGDTVLMLTDLRIAADGTMPESTMADLMNGRVGDHVLVNGQKNPAMTVARGEKRRLRLYNATNARFLRLAFENASMTVIGTDGGLIEAPVSVNELLLTPAERVELIVFFDKPGEAKLTTLDYERGWMGPGKPNEAGMILLTANVSEEATAAMPPLPAKLRSIEHLGNPAVTRRFVLTESMGGMDHGSMTMSGMDHSSMPMSSESMDMKFLINGASFDMNRIDEVSKVGQVELWEIVNEADMDHPFHVHGTQFQITEHEKDGKVSMPSYRAWKDTVNITAGETVRILLRQDLPGPRMYHCHILEHEQLGMMGTIDIQA
- a CDS encoding glutaredoxin family protein; its protein translation is MTETSAPHILIYTTPTCPDCHALKRWLSERGLAYEERDLTDPLIAEEAKARSGVRVAPITIVGSEIFYGTFQSQKPGLSKALGQTQGM
- a CDS encoding isocitrate/isopropylmalate family dehydrogenase → MRILALPGDGIGPEITAATIEVLEAADRRYGLGLRIESADIGLKALAEHGTTLPDPIMRRIPQVEGVILGPVSHYEYPPIEKGGINPSGELRTKFNLYANVRPCRSRPDLSILKKPMDLVIVRENTEGFYSDRNMFAGSGEFMPDPDLALSMRKISAAACRRIAEAAFRLAATRRRKVTAVHKANVLKLSDGLFLREVRKVATAFPDVVLEELIVDAAAALLIRQPDRFDVLVTTNMFGDILSDEASELSGSLGLGGSLNQGDDICVAQAQHGSAPDIAGLDKANPTSLILSAAMLLDWLAERHAAPQFASAARGIEVAVEAALADPASRTADLAGPLGTAAFATRIAGAVALGEGGPQ
- a CDS encoding heavy metal translocating P-type ATPase, whose product is MNAPVRATDLTGTISLPIEGMTCASCVGRVERALKTVPGVETASVNLATERASITTRSTVDRAKLIEAIENAGYSVPVKSAGSAGPTELSIDGMTCASCVGRVERALKAVPGVTGAVVNLATERATVHGEAAVATLIAVIEDAGYEAKLIGAAAAAHSDEDENAERAEKKDAERRELARDFTIAAVLTAPVFLLEMGSHLIPGVHGLIESTIGMQWNWYIQFALTTLVLFVPGIRFYDKGLPALWRLAPDMNSLVAVGTLAAYGYSLVATFAPGFLPPGTINVYYEAAAVIVALILLGRLLEARAKGRTSEAIKRLAGLQAKTARVRRNGKAVDLPIGSVVSGDIVEVRPGERLPVDGEVVEGTSYVDESMITGEPIPVSKVLGSAVVGGTVNQKGAFAFRATAVGGNTVLSQIIRMVEEAQGSKLPIQALVDKVTMWFVPAVFAVAALTFAAWLTFGPSPALTFALVNAVAVLIIACPCAMGLATPTSIMVGTGRGAELGVLFRKGEALQLLKDAKVVALDKTGTLTEGKPTLTDLELAAGFSRSAVLSLVAAVEAKSEHPIASAIVEAAAGEGIALPVVSDFESVTGFGVKAMVEGKRVEIGADRYMNELGHDVATFSKVAARLGDEGKSPLYAAIDGKLAAIIAVADPIKAATPAAIKALHDLGLKVAMITGDNARTAKAIAARLGIDEVVGEVLPDGKVDAVRRLRAKYGKVAFVGDGINDAPALAEADVGLAIGTGTDIAIEAADVVLMSGSLQGVPNAIALSKATIGNIRQNLFWAFAYNTALIPVATGLLYPAYGILLSPVFAAGAMALSSVFVLGNALRLRTIKLAN
- a CDS encoding GntR family transcriptional regulator; the encoded protein is MTQIASTLAQQIARLVHAERLAPGDALTERSLAERFLVSRSPIRTALRELQRAGVLSPAERGGFEVADPGAAEAFAASESGSDGSEETYLAIARDRLAGAIPDRISENELLRRYGVTRPRLQALLRRMSEEGWAERLPGHGWRFLPVLTSMETYRQSYSFRQAIEPAAILEPGFMLDRPVLERHLEQQRHLVAGGILEISAVRLFEINSEMHEAIAECSRNAFFIESLRRVDRLRRLIEYQQKVDRELARARCIEHVRILELLFDGKNAAAAEEMRKHLRALGPLKAP
- a CDS encoding efflux RND transporter periplasmic adaptor subunit, producing MNKKVAALLLAGVTVASGTFVYRNEVEPYASRLIALVSSTAVSEAAAQPEEAPGPQVPVAEVVTRKVALPVEFTGYLEATRFVELRPRVGGAIDAVSVPEGGLVEPGKLLFQIDPRPFQVALDAAKAQLQQAKALLDQAEIDFNRAEMLARNGSVSRKTFDDAQTARRQRQAQAEIAKTAVAAAELDLSFTRVTAPIGGRIDRILVSEGNLVAGGNAGAATLLTTIVSTDPLYVYFDIDEATYLAFAADVRAIERGKAADKLPVQVGLMTDAGFPYTGEFDFLGNRVDRSTGTIPARAVVKNPDGRLAPGLFARVNLVTGHPAQTVLIDDQAIGIDQGRRYVLVLGAEDKAEYRPVELGPMIDGLRVVSAGLDPGERIIVKGLVRPGMQVVPQMVSMLAGQSADGDRPAAETQEAHR
- the cueR gene encoding Cu(I)-responsive transcriptional regulator; this encodes MNIGQASKASGVSAKMIRYYEQTGLIPAADRTSSGYRDYSNTDVHMLRFIRRARDLGFSVAEISDLLGLWRDETRQSVEVKRLAQGHIDELQKKIKGLQDMAHTLTTLVNACHGDHRPHCPILQSLESDLENEDLVIQPRSGAVARPVQ
- a CDS encoding heavy-metal-associated domain-containing protein, translated to MKLTIENMTCGGCAKSVTKAIQSVDPNAKIETSPAIRSVEIETTATLAAVQQVLEEAGYPATAG
- a CDS encoding 2Fe-2S iron-sulfur cluster-binding protein is translated as MTVKRIDIRQVRARLEVQNGQTILDTALAAGIPYPHGCKSGRCGSCKSRLIEGEVDLLQHSRFALTDEEKADGLILACRALPRTDAAVAWLGSEDDTIHPLQRMEGVVTFLDDLTHDIKLLRIAPQDGIPLQYTAGQYAQVEFNGVPARSYSMANMYGDGGLEFHIRRVPGGITSEHVHGTLKVGDRARLTLPLGSSGLRQRHSGPILCIAGGSGLAPIKSIVETALAYGMKQQIHVYFGVRAERDLYLVEHFQALTKRHFNLTFVPVLSQAQPTQYRSGVVTQAVAEDLSSLADWKAYVAGPPPMVEAAMEMAFARGLRRQDMHADVFFTPEDLPAPAVE
- a CDS encoding DUF305 domain-containing protein yields the protein MHKLTPIFIAGALATSGGLAIAQSQMNKDNPMQGHSMSGHTMPVPDTPSTAAFASANDRMHKDMMVEFTGDADIDFMRGMIPHHQGAIDMAKVVLEHGKDPQVRKLAEEVIKAQESEIAMMKTWLADRGR